The Amycolatopsis nigrescens CSC17Ta-90 genomic interval ACCGGGTGGCGGCCACCGTCATCCAGGTCGAGGTGACCGCGAACGCGCCGGTCGCTTCGCCGCCGCTGACCGCGGTGCGGATCGGGCTGTGGGACAACGCGTTCGACCCGGTTTCCGGCATCCTTCGCAACGCGCCCGGGGCGCCGGCCTTCGTCGACCTGGACACCCGCAAGTTCCACTTCCGGGTCACCGATGCCAGGCAGGCCGGCACCGCGTTCATCGCCTGGCGTACCGAGTTCGACGACGGCACGCTGGACGATGTCCGGCCGACCCTGCCAGGGTCACCTCCGGTCGACACGGAGGACATCACCGTGACCGAGACCGCCCCGGGCACCAAGGTGTTCGTGTCGGCGGCGGTGATGCTGGTGGCGGACGCCGCGGACCAAACGGAACGGGTCGAAAGCGGCCTTGCCGCCGGCGACGTCGGTAAACGTGGGGTCGGCGACCGGAACCACCGGCTCCGCAGGATCACGGTGGACGACACGCACCCGCTGACCAGCCGATCGGTCTGCCGGTACTCGGTGCTGAACGGGGTGAACCCGTTCACCGTGCGGCTTCCCGTGTTCCAGCGCAGTCCGGAGGACCGGCGGCGCGTCCGCGTGCACCTGGTGGACGTGCGTAAGCAGGTGGGTGGTGTCGGGTTCCTCCCGCCGCGGGAGGCTTTGGTGAAGGGCACGATCCGGGCGGCATACGCCGCGTGCGGAATCTTCGCGGAGATCGACGTCGTCACCATCGACCCACCGGCGGCGACCACCGTGTGGAAGACGCTTTTCCCCGGCGACCCGCTCGGTGCCAACCCCTCGGTGGAGGTCAGCGGCACCAGCGGCAGTAAACGAGTGGCCTCCGCTTCAGAGGCCAGTGTGGTCAGCGTGGCGCGCCCGCTCTTCCCCAGCGGGCAGGACGACATCTTCCTCGTCATGGTCAGCCGCATCGTCAAACTGCCCGACCCGGGCAAGCCTCATATTCTGACGGAGTTCGCGGGGGGCGAAGCGCATACGGACGCGATCTTCGCTGCGGGCGGCGCGAACCTGGGCTTCGGCTTCCTGGGCGCGGAGTCCACCATCACCGCGTTCGCCGATCCGCACGAGATGACCCATCTGACGACGAATCTCAGTAACGCCGCCGCCGGTCACTTCGACCTCGGGGCCGTCGGTGCCGCGGCGCCGGGCCCCATCGACGGTAGGAACCTGATGAACCGGTTCCCGCTGCTGGCCGGCGCCGGCACCAGCAATCCGAAGCGGCTGTGGGACCAGAATTTCACCAACACCGCCCGAGTGCCGAACTTCGTCATTCCCGCTCAGGTGACCGCCATCCGCGGTTCCCGATTCGTCAAGCCGTACTGAGAGGAGATCATGGACATCCCACCTTTGGTCCGGAGCTACCTCGCGACCGATGACGGCATGGTGCGCAACCAGTTGCTCACCGAACATCCCGAAGTCCAAGAGCAACTGACCGATCCGCGTACCCGGCGTGCGGTCCTCGACTGGCTGGGCGGCGAGGAGGCACGGCAAGCCGGGCTGGCCGGGTTCGTCGCCGGGTGCCTCAGTTATCTACGGACCCACGCCGTACCCGAGGAAGCGGTCGAAGTGCGGCCGTTCACCCTGCACCCGGAACCGGTCGTGCGGGTGAAGGCCTACGAGGTGCTGCTGACGCTGTACTACCCGGACAAGAACCGGGAGGCGTTGCTGATGGTGCTGCAGGCCATGCTCGCCGATCCCGCGGACGCGGTCCGGACGCAGGGTGCCCATTTCGTGGCGAGCGCGGACGCGCGGCAGGAACTGGATGCCTTCCTGGCCGGCTGGGCACGCGAGGCACCCGGCAAGGGCTGGGACACCGGCCAGGCCGCGTGGCACGTCCGGCAGTTGCTCGATCCCGGAGCGGAGGGCTGAGTGATGTTGCGGCCGGGGTATCGGATCGTGATCGGGGACCACGTGGTGGACACCACCGAGGAGCCGAAGGCGAGTACCGCGATCGAGCTGTCCGTGCGGCTGGACATGGACACGCCGGTGGACGGGTTCACGTTGGTGCAGGGGCAGGTCGGCGGGTTGCGAGCGGAGCCGGGTGACGACGCGTCGATCGATCTCGGGTATGCCGACGGCGAGCTGACCAGGGTGTGCACCGGGCTGGTGGTGGCGGTGGAGCCGGGGCTGGAGACCAAGCGGATCACCGGGCATGCCACCGGCGACCGGCTGCTGCGCGCGTTCACCGACAAGACCTTCGAGGACACCACCGCCGGGGACATCGTGCGCGCGCTGGCCGCGTCGGCGGAGGTGGAGATCGAGCGGGTCGAGGACGGGGTCGCCTTCCCGGCCTACGTCGTGGACGGGCGCCGCAACGCCGCCAGGCACCTGCGCGACCTGGCCGTGTTGTGCGGGTTCGACACCTACTGCACGGCCGAGGGCAAGCTGGTCTTCGAGGGTTTCACCGGCAGTCGCACGGTGCACAAGCTCAAGTACGGCGAGCACGTGCTGGCCGCCGAGCTGGTGAGGTCAAGGCCGTTCGCGTCCACTGTGGAGGTTTGGGGGGACAGCCCGGGCTCGTCGCGCGGTGACGAGTCGTGGGCCTGGCTGACCAAGGACTTCGGGGCCCGTCGCGGCACGGCCGGCACCGGCTCGCCGAAGTTGCTGGTGGAGCGGTCTTCCCTGCGTACCGCGGTGGCCGCGGCCACCACCGCGAGCGCGGTCGCCGAGGTGTTCACCGAGCGCGGGCTGCGCGGCCGGGTCCGGATCCAGGGCAGGCCGCAGGTATCGCTCGGCGACCTGGTGCGGCTGGAGCGCTTCCCGGACCGGGCCGGGGTTTCCGAGATCGACGGCAACTACCAGGTCCGCGCGGTCGGCCACCACCTCAGCAAGGCCGCCGGCCTGGTCACCGACCTCGAAGTGCGCAGCCTGGCCGGCGCTGCCGCCACCGCACTGGGAGGCTTGCTGTGAGCACCATCGTGGACACCATCGCGGCCATCGTGCGCAACGAGCTCAGCGCGGTCCGCGGCACTGAGCTGGGCGTGGTGGAAGACGTCTACCCGCACCGCGACAGCGACGACGACAACAACTACGGCTGCGACGTCACGCTGAAGAACAGCGGCCTGGCGCTGAAACGGGTGCCGGTGGCCACCGGGCACGTCGGCACGGTCGCCATCCCGAACATCGGCGATCTGGTGCTGGTCGCGTTCGCGCAGGGGGACGTGAACTCGCCGATCATCATCGGCAGGCTCTACAACGACATCGACCGGCCGACACTGTCCACAACGGACGAAGTGGTGTTCCGGCTGCCGTTGGCGGAGCCGGACGACAAGAGCGTGCTGGCCGCGATCCGCAACCACGCCGACGGCAGCCCGCCGCGCGAGCTGGTGATCGAGATGCCGCCGAAGATCACCGTGCGGATCGTGGACGGGGTGGTCACCGCGACCGCCGGCAAGACCGAGCTCAAGCTCGACCAGTCCGGCGCCAGCGGTGGCACGGTGACGGTCTCCTCCGGCAGCACCACGATCACCATGGACCAGGACGGCGACGTGCGGCTGTCGTCGGCCGGTTCGGTCAGTTTCACCGCGGCCAAGGACCTCACCCTGGAGGCCACCGGCAACGTCACCGTCAAGGCCGGGCTCGACGCGAAGGTGCAGGGCACCCGCGCCACCGTCAAGGGCACCCTCCAGGCCGCCCTCGAAGGCTCCGCGGCGGCCACCGTCCAAGGCGCCGCTGTCACCGTTCGCGGGCTTACTTCTTTTACGCCATAAGGGGAAATGAGATGCCAGGACCTCCTGTGTCCATCGGGGCTGCCGTCGTGGTCAGCCCGGGCGCGACCGGCGCGCCGGACAGTGGCGCGATCGTCGCGGTACTGCCGCCGGTGATCACCGCCGGCGGGCTGCCGCTGGCCACCAGCGGCTCGATCTGCGTGATGGTGAACTCGCTGACCGGCGTGCCCTATCCGCTGGTGATCGGCCCGCTCGGCAGCAGCGGGGTGCGGGTCGCCGGCCGCGGCCTGGTCCGGATGGGCGACCAGATCCCTTCCCCGCCGGGGCTGCTGACCGTGATCGGTCCGCCGGCGGCGGGCTTCGTAAATGACACCTGGGCACCTTGAGGAGGACCGATGACTGAAAATCGCGCAGCCCAGTTATCGAGTCCGACCGGGTGCGGGTGTCCCGCATGAGCACAGGAGCGGCAATGGCAGACGCGGCAAGCATCGCCCGGCGTGACGCCCGGTTCGGCACCGACCTCCGGCTGCTCGGCGATCTCGAACGGGCCGAACAGCGGGAACGCGGCAGTGACCTGCGCACCGCCGTCCGCCCGGAGACCTCCGGGACGGACCTGCAGCGGCTGATCGGCGTGCCCGATCTGCAGCAGGCCCTGCTGCTGAGGTTCCTCACCGAGCAAGGGGAACTCGCCCATCTCGGCCACCCGGACTACGGCAGCAGGCTGCACGAGCTGATCGGCGAGCCGAACACCGAGACCACCCGCAACCGGGCCAAGCTCTACGCGCTGCAGGCCCTGCAGGCCGAGCCGCGGGTGGCGCGGGTCCAATCCATCGAAGTGCGCACCCAGCGGAGCAGGCCGAACCGGATCGACATCTCGGCCTCGGTGCTGACGATCGACTCGGACACCCCGCTCAACCTGGTGTTCCCGGTTCAGCTCGACGGAGGGACGCCATGAACGGCGACACCGCGACCCTGATCGACCGCCCGTACGGCGACCTGGTCGACGACATCCTCACCGCCGTGGTCGGCGGGGTGGTGAACGAGCCGATCCCGTTCGACCTCAAGGTGCTGACCTATCCGCTGGCCGAGCGCGCCACCGGGGTCCGCGGCATCACCGGCACCGCGGCTCGCGCGCGGCGCAACTTCTTGCCGCAGATCGACTTCGTGTTCGATCCGGCGGCGAACGTGGTGGTGTGGCTGGAGGACGGCACGCTGCCGGACGACGACACCACCTTCTTCGTGGACTACTTCCGGGTGGACAGCCGGTCGCCGCTGACCGACATCAACGTCGGCAGCGTCACCCGCACCCTGTCCGAGGCGGTGGGCCGCGAGATCGCCACCGTGTACCAGCAGATCAACCTGGCCTACCTGTCCGCCTTCGTGGAGACCGCGACCGGGAAGTCGCTGGAGTACGTGGTCTCGATCCTGGATGTGTTCCGCAAGACCGCGGAGTTCGCCGAAGTGCTGGTGACCTTCTTCCGCAGCCCTTCGGTGGACGGCAACATCACCATCGCCGCCGGCACCCGGCTGGCCACCGCGAAGGGCGTGGTGTTCGTCGCCGCCCAGCCGCGCACCCTGCAACGCGGCCAGGCGCGGATCGACGTGCCGGCCAGGGCGGACGTCGGGTTCGCCGGGGACGCGGGCCTGGTCGCGGCCGGCGAGATCACCGAGATGACCCAGCCGGTGGCCGGGATCGAACGGGTCAGCAACCTGGACCCGGCGCAGCGCGCGGCGGCCGACGAGACCGACGACGAGCTGCGGCTGCGGGCCAAGGCGGCGCTGCGTTCGCTGGGCAAGGCCACGCTGGCCGCGCTGGACAGGGTGATCCGGGAGGGCCGCGGCAAGCCGGTCGAGTTCTTCGACCCGAACAGCCCGCCGGCCACCAGGTCCGATCCGGGCACGGTGACCGTGGTGGTGGACGCCGAGCCGGAGCGGCTGCCAAGCCTGCGGGCCGCGGTGCACGACACCAGGGCCGCCGGGGTGCTGGCCACCCTGCTCGCGCGGTACGTGTTCATCACGCCTCGCCTGGTGGTGTCGGTGGACGGGAACATCTCCGCGCCGGGCAAGGCGCAGATCGCCGCGGACGTGGTGGCCGCGCTGGGCGCCCACGTGGACGGGCTTTCCCGCGGGGACAACGCGGACGGCGCGAAGCTGCTGGAAACCGTGCTCGGCGTGCCGGACGTGCTCAGCGCGACGATGAAGGACGTGGTGGTGGCCCGCGCGGACCTGTCCGGGCCGGGCGGTGGCGACGCGGGCCTGGTCGCGGCGCTGCTCACCGCAGCGCGGAACACGCCGCCGGGTGACGAGGATGCGTTGCGCACGGCCTTCGAGAACGCGGTCACCGCGTTCGGGCCGCAGGCGCCCGGCGACGGCCGGATCCCCGACCGCGGGCTCTTGCAGTCCACTGTGGACGGGCGAGCCGGGCAGCAGGCGACCGACGCCGAGATCGAGGCCGGCACCTACCAGGTGGTGGCCACCGTGGACGGCGACCAATGGTGGATCGCGCTGGACATGTCCGCCGCGGACATCCGGCTGGAGGAGGCGTCCGGTGCCCAAGGTTGACCGCATACTCGCCAACCTGCCGCCCACCTTCCGGGTGCGCGGCGAGCCGTCGGCGCTCCGCGCGCTGGCCGAGGCGTACGGCGGCGAGTTGCAGGCGGCGGAGAACTCGCTGGTCGCGGTGATGCGCGCGCACTGGGTGGACTTCGCCGACGCCGGTGAGCGCGAGATCCACGACCTGGCCGGGATCGGTGCGCTCTACGGGCTCGCGCCGCGGCCGGACGAGTCGGTCGAGGAGTTCCGCGAGCACCTCAAGCGCTATGTGCGGACCTTTCTCGACGGCACGGTGACGGTGCAGGGCATCCTGCGCGTCACCGCGGAAGCGCTCGGCCTGCACATCGAAGATGACGCGTTGGACGAATGGTGGAACCGCGCGGACCCGGTGCTGGTCACCAGCACACCGCGGAACACCGACGCCGCCGCGCTCGTGCTGGGTTCCGGTTCGGCCGAGCGCATCGGGCATGATGCGCTGCCCGCGGTGCTGCTCGGCACGGTGGAGCTGCGGGCCGGGGTGGACCTGCGGGCCACGCCGTTGCTGCGGATCGCGCTGGACGGCCGCGGTGCGGTGCCGGTCGACCTGACCGACGGGGCCGCGGATCCGGCGGCGGTCACCGGCGCGGAGATCGTGCGGGTGCTCAACGCCGAGTTCGGCTCGGAGTTCGCGTCCCTTGTGGACGGTCGGCTGCGGCTGGTGTCGGAGTCCTCCGGCCAGGACGCCGGGCTGCTGGTCGCGGACGGTCGCGAGGACGGCGCCGGCCTTGTGCTCGGCCTGCGACCGCGGGCGTACCAAGGTGCGGCCGCGACCAGGGCGCGGGTCACCGGCACGGTGGACCTGAGCACCCCGGTGGACCTGACCGGCGCGCGCTACCTGCGGCTGGTGATCGATGGCAGCCGGCTCGCCGAGATCGACTGCGCGGCGGGCTCGGCCGACCCGGCGGCGGTGGAGCTGGACGACATCGCCACCGCCATCGACGACGGGCTCGGTATCGCGGTCGCCACGCACGACGGGCGTTTCCTCACCCTGACCTCGCCGACCCTTGGCGTCGCCGGCCGGATCGAGTTCCGCCCGCCCGCCGCGCAACCGGCGACGGCAAGGCTGTTCGGGCCGGTGCGGCCGCTCACCGTCGGCACCGACGCGCGGCGTGCGGTGCTGGCCGGCGACCGGGACCTCGCCAACGGGGTTGACCTGAGCGACGGCTCGCGGCTGCGGCTCGCGGTGGACGGCAGGCCGCCGGTCACCGTGGACATCGCCGGCGCGGACCCGGCCGCGACCACCCCGGCGGAGATCGTCACCTCGGTGAACGAGGCTCTGCGCGCCGACATCGCTTCGCACGACGGGCAGCGCATCACGCTGGTGTCGAGCAGCCCCGGTGAGGACGGCACGCTGGTGGCCGGCGAGGTGGACGCGGACGCCGCCGAGCCGGTGCTCGGGCTGCGGCCGCGCCGGGTCACCGGCAGCCCACCGGCGACGGCCGCGCTCACCGGCACCGTGGACCTGTCCGCGGGCGTCGACCTCGGCGCGCGGCACCTGCTGGGGCTCACCGTGGACGGCGGCGGCCAGGTCGAGGTGGACCTGCGCCACGGCGCCGCGGATCCCGGCGCGGTGACCGTGGAAGAGCTGGCCGACGCGGTCAACCACGGCCTCGGCGCGCCGGCCGATGATCCGGTGGCCACGCACGACGGCGCGCACCTGATCCTCGTTTCGCGTGATCCCGGTGCGGGCGGCCGGATTCTGGTGCACCCGCTGCGGCGGACCAGCCGCCGCCGGTTCGTCACCAGGGCCATGGTGACCGACGACGCGGGCACCCGCGTGTTCGGCTTCACCGCCGGGCGCGCCACCGGCCTGCCGCCGGTCGCGGCGGAAATGGCCGGCGTCAACGACCTCAGCGGCGGGGTGGACCTGTCGGTGCTCAACCGGCTCCGGCTCACCGTGGACGAGCAGACCAAGGAGATCGTCTTCAACGCCCAGCCCCGGCCGCGAGCGACCACCCCAGTCGAGATCGTGGATGCGATCAACAAGGAGTTCGCCGGGGCCGCAGGCACGGACGGGCACCGGATCACGCTCACTTCGGGCACTGCGGGAGCGGACTCGCGAGTGCTGCTGAGCCCGCCGCGTGACCGCGACGCGCTGGACAAGCTCGGCCTGAACACCGGGCTGGTGCGCGGTGCCAACGCTTCCGGCGTGCTCTTCACCGGCACCCTGGACCTGAGCGCCGGGGTGCACCTGCCCGCCGACGCCACCGTCCGGCTGGCCGTGGACGGCGGCGCCGCGGCCGACATCGTGCTCGGCGACGGCACGGTGGCCGGGATTCGCGGGCTGAGTCAGCTGGTGGCCGCGGTGAACCAGGCGATGGTCGCGCAGG includes:
- a CDS encoding phage baseplate assembly protein V, producing the protein MSTIVDTIAAIVRNELSAVRGTELGVVEDVYPHRDSDDDNNYGCDVTLKNSGLALKRVPVATGHVGTVAIPNIGDLVLVAFAQGDVNSPIIIGRLYNDIDRPTLSTTDEVVFRLPLAEPDDKSVLAAIRNHADGSPPRELVIEMPPKITVRIVDGVVTATAGKTELKLDQSGASGGTVTVSSGSTTITMDQDGDVRLSSAGSVSFTAAKDLTLEATGNVTVKAGLDAKVQGTRATVKGTLQAALEGSAAATVQGAAVTVRGLTSFTP
- a CDS encoding GPW/gp25 family protein, whose amino-acid sequence is MADAASIARRDARFGTDLRLLGDLERAEQRERGSDLRTAVRPETSGTDLQRLIGVPDLQQALLLRFLTEQGELAHLGHPDYGSRLHELIGEPNTETTRNRAKLYALQALQAEPRVARVQSIEVRTQRSRPNRIDISASVLTIDSDTPLNLVFPVQLDGGTP
- a CDS encoding baseplate J/gp47 family protein, encoding MNGDTATLIDRPYGDLVDDILTAVVGGVVNEPIPFDLKVLTYPLAERATGVRGITGTAARARRNFLPQIDFVFDPAANVVVWLEDGTLPDDDTTFFVDYFRVDSRSPLTDINVGSVTRTLSEAVGREIATVYQQINLAYLSAFVETATGKSLEYVVSILDVFRKTAEFAEVLVTFFRSPSVDGNITIAAGTRLATAKGVVFVAAQPRTLQRGQARIDVPARADVGFAGDAGLVAAGEITEMTQPVAGIERVSNLDPAQRAAADETDDELRLRAKAALRSLGKATLAALDRVIREGRGKPVEFFDPNSPPATRSDPGTVTVVVDAEPERLPSLRAAVHDTRAAGVLATLLARYVFITPRLVVSVDGNISAPGKAQIAADVVAALGAHVDGLSRGDNADGAKLLETVLGVPDVLSATMKDVVVARADLSGPGGGDAGLVAALLTAARNTPPGDEDALRTAFENAVTAFGPQAPGDGRIPDRGLLQSTVDGRAGQQATDAEIEAGTYQVVATVDGDQWWIALDMSAADIRLEEASGAQG